The following are encoded in a window of Castanea sativa cultivar Marrone di Chiusa Pesio chromosome 5, ASM4071231v1 genomic DNA:
- the LOC142634372 gene encoding uncharacterized protein LOC142634372 isoform X1, protein MLIMIYINIYYGGSLSNANPYDGFPFQGPSIQCCYMMIRHKLKTLSDLKIKIMEELQLNPALHDIHITFHSPHEVLNQCINYRYMVITEDKHVKFMFHKMRQLEQVANFELYVSLEPRAEVGVEDIVQTITSLQFAVLDDQCTTLGGYTPLFQETPRTVESEPDNRYEDQFCTHRGESSTVPVVEDEDEHCVGEDLDDRDEYEERIERGDFDRGVDDHEITLNPNVDDMDECDEDDANSTVRVQHVTNATPVYEPPALSFYENTWENMVDPEVSEQAFASSWNADMNFCTGLIFANKEAVKRALTIYAAKHNRNFLTSRSTKSRLYVKCMDGSCKWYVGAVMKPKQGTWMVTSYGGPHSCMTLGMALDGRMMDCNFLAAEFVPTLRENHTATIQHLRDYIKGKYYEHKLSYYKIWDAKQRAIAKIFGDWEESYERLKKLLAYLDQEAGTRYWYLTEPREEGVTIL, encoded by the exons AT gttgataatgatctatataaatatatactacggTGGATCCCTTAGTAATGCCAACCCTTATGACGGATTTCCATTTCAAGGTCCGAGTATCCAGTGCTGTTATATGATGATACGCCATAAGTTAAAGACCTTGagtgatttgaagataaaaattatggaagagctgcaactgaaccctgctttgcatgacatacatattactttccATTCTCCACATGAAGTCCTCAATCAATGCATTAATTACAGATATATGGTGATTacagaagacaaacatgtgaagttcATGTTTCACAAGATGCGTCAATTGGAACAAGtagcaaattttgagttgtACGTCAGTTTGGAGCCGCGTGCAGAAGTCGGCGTAGAGGATATTGTACAAACAATTACATCTCTACAGTTTGCAGTTCTAGATGATCAATGCACCACGTTGGGAGGCTATACACCCCTTTTTCAAGAGACACCAAGAACAGTTGAGAGCGAACCTGACAATAGATATGAAGATCAATTTTGTACACATCGAGGTGAATCCTCTACAGTTCCagtagttgaagatgaagacgaacactgtgttggggaagatcttgacgatagagatgagtacgaagagaggattgagcgaggtgactttgataggggtgttgatgaccatgaaattactctcaatcctaatgttgatgatatggatgaatgtgatgaagatgatgcaaaCTCTACTGTTAGAGTTCAGCATGTTACAAATGCAACCCCTGTTTATGAACCTCCCGCCTTAtctttttatgaaaatacttgggaaaatatggttgatcctgaaGTTAGTGAGCaagcatttgcttcttcttggaaTGCAGACATGAATTTTTGTACGGGGTTGATTTTTGCGAATAAAGAAGCGGTGAAACgtgcattaacaatttatgcCGCAAAGCATAACAGAAACTTTCTGACTAGTAGGTCGACCAAAAGTAGACTATATGTGAAATGCATGGATgggtcatgcaagtggtacgttggaGCAGTCATGAAGCCTAAACAGGGAACATGGATGGTCACATCTTATGGGGGTCCTCACAGTTGTATGACCCTTGGCATGGCtcttgatggtagaatgatggattgtaattttcttgcagCAGAATTTGTTCCAACGTTGCGAGAAAATCACACGGCAACAATTCAACACCTTAGAGATTACATCAAAGGAAAGTATTATGAACAtaagctttcttactataagatatgggatgcgaaacaaagggctattgcaaagatattcggcgattgggaagagtcttacgaaaggctgaaaaagttgttggcatacttggatcaagaAGCTGGTACCCGGTACTGGTATCTCACTGAACCGAGGGAGGAAGGTGTTACAATATTGTGa
- the LOC142634372 gene encoding uncharacterized protein LOC142634372 isoform X2: MRTRSGLRYPRVVEDKNMRDVKRRDFAAEQDSDRKRSRNSSNITGKHGLFDSLPDDLVISVLCKLSLSDFANVRLTCRRLNGLVLNSLKQPDSRQRIVNQIMETLKRHLPVSGQEGLHEFIATMLEEKIYTAATSQADYLRKISLKMLTMETKSQNPLGNALPSNSAGNSN; the protein is encoded by the exons ATGAGAACAAGGAGTGGGCTTCGTTACCCTAGAGTTGTTGAAGACAAGAACATGAGAGATGTGAAGCGGAGAGATTTCGCCGCCGAACAAGATAGTGACCGGAAAAGAAGCCGGAATTCTTCTAATATCACTGGAAAGCATGGCTTGTTCGATTCCTTGCCGGACGATCTCGTCATTTCCGTTCTCTGCAAACTTAGCCTCTCCGATTTCGCCAACGTTCGCCTCAC GTGCAGGAGGTTGAACGGTTTAGTACTCAATTCCTTAAAACAGCCCGATTCTCGTCAAAGAATCGTCAACCAGAT AATGGAAACTTTGAAGAGGCATCTCCCTGTTTCTGGCCAAGAGGGATTACATGAATTCATTGCTACAATGCTTGAGGAAAAGATTTATACTGCTGCCACAAGCCAGGCAGATTATCTACGAAAAATATCTCTGAAAATGCTTACAATGGAAACTAAGTCTCAGAATCCTTTAGGCAATGCTTTGCCATCCAATTCTGCTGGCAATAGTAATTAG